A window of Sphingobacteriales bacterium genomic DNA:
GGTAAAAACAGAAGCGAAATCTCTCCGGTAATTGCAAAATTTCTGCAAAAAATTCAGTCGGAAAAGCCGGTGGTAAATCAGGATATTGCCTCATTGGAAAAATTTCCGCTGATCAGTGTGGTTATACCGGTTTACAATGGTGAAAAGTTTATAGCTGAAGCCATCAGCAATGTTATCTCCCAGAATTATCCGGCCCTTGAAATCATCGTGGTAAATGATGGTTCGACCGACAATACGGAAAATATTGTCAGGTCTTCAGGTGTTGAATTACGTTACATTTACAAGGAAAACGGAGGACCTGCTTCTGCCCGTAACAGGGGTATCAGCGAGGCTTCGGGTGAGTTTATTGCTTTTCTGGATGCAGACGATTTCTGGCCGGATAAAAATCTTACCCGCTTAATAGCAGAATTTCAGTTTGATCCTAAGTTAAAAGTTGTACATGGCTACGGTCAGTTGGTGAAAAAAGATGAACAAAGCGGGGAATGGATTTATCTGGGAAATCCGAAGGAATCCTTCCCCGGCTATATAGGTGCAGGACTTTATCGAAAAGAAGTGTTTCAGGAGGTGGGGCTTTTTGATACTTTTCTGAAATTCGGAGAAGATGCCGATTGGTTCAACCGTGCAAGAGAATTGAATATTCCCCTGAAAAAGCTGGAAGAAGTTACATTATATGTCCGCAGACACGGACAAAACATGACAGAAGGCAAAACACTGGTCGAGCTTAATGTTTTACAGGTTTTCAAAAAGTCGCTTGACCGCATGAGGAAGCAACATCCTGAAATTGAGCATGCCATGAATCCCAAAAGGGTGAGTGTCATTATTCCCTGCTACAATGCTGAAAAATATCTGGAAGAAGCCTTGCAAAGTGTTTTTCATCAGTATTCAAAACCATTGGAAATCATTTTAATAGATGATGGTTCATCTGACAGGAGTCTGGATATAGCAAAAAAATATACGACAAAAGTCAGGTTGCTACGGCAGGAGCACAAAGGAGCTGCTGCAGCCCGAAATCTGGGAATCCGACATGCTGCCGGAGATTATCTCGCCTTTCTGGATGCAGATGATATCTGGGAGAAACATCATTTGTTTTCTTTGCTCAAAGCTTTCGGAGACGATTTAAGCCTTGAAATGGCATTTGGACAGGTGGAACAGTTTGTCAGTCCTGAATTGCCAGATTCTTCGAAACTTGTCATTGATGATTCTCTGCGTGTCGTTGCAGGAGGCCACCCCGGAGCTATGCTGGTTAAAAAAGAAGTTTTTCTGAAGGTGGGTTATCTGAATGAGCAGCTTGAAGTCGGTGAATTTGTGGATTGGTTTGCCAGAGCCAATCACCTGAATATTAAACAGGCTGTAATTCCCGAAATCATTTACAGACGGAGAATACACACCACCAATCAGGGTATTCTGAAAAGAGAACAGTATAAAGACTATGCAAAGATTCTGAAGGAAAACATTGAAAGGAAAAGAAAGAGTTAAAATGAAGATCTCAGCTGAAAAAGGCATTTACTTTCTG
This region includes:
- a CDS encoding glycosyltransferase — protein: MNKIVKSESAQLEFFNQCRQLYLQAAAVSGETKFYFEVAETIVCIAFAGDSMVDIFTPALAHLQLPECREADVTFCVWDSDSSGVAMIDPPCRWSDFTDRGDISGFESQRIKTAFHWSDLSVVVMDLEQNIGVFWVKSPAKLPFWSKSAPLRTLFHWWMEKNKKQLLHAAAIGNEKGAVLISGKGGVGKSSTAIRCLEHGMNYLSDDYVIVQLEPQPVVFSLYCSAKIKHAETSEYAYFRNYLLPYEKNREEKALMILYPGLKDRLVEKLPVNAILIPEFCDHDETSITSVPYWTVQSAVSFTTLSHLPYAGRFTHELICGLCQEVPSFKLLLGKNRSEISPVIAKFLQKIQSEKPVVNQDIASLEKFPLISVVIPVYNGEKFIAEAISNVISQNYPALEIIVVNDGSTDNTENIVRSSGVELRYIYKENGGPASARNRGISEASGEFIAFLDADDFWPDKNLTRLIAEFQFDPKLKVVHGYGQLVKKDEQSGEWIYLGNPKESFPGYIGAGLYRKEVFQEVGLFDTFLKFGEDADWFNRARELNIPLKKLEEVTLYVRRHGQNMTEGKTLVELNVLQVFKKSLDRMRKQHPEIEHAMNPKRVSVIIPCYNAEKYLEEALQSVFHQYSKPLEIILIDDGSSDRSLDIAKKYTTKVRLLRQEHKGAAAARNLGIRHAAGDYLAFLDADDIWEKHHLFSLLKAFGDDLSLEMAFGQVEQFVSPELPDSSKLVIDDSLRVVAGGHPGAMLVKKEVFLKVGYLNEQLEVGEFVDWFARANHLNIKQAVIPEIIYRRRIHTTNQGILKREQYKDYAKILKENIERKRKS